A single Acidaminococcus sp. DNA region contains:
- a CDS encoding GDSL-type esterase/lipase family protein, whose translation MMKFVFVGDSLVSCPNVRLAESWPEAAAQKVGFKAVNSAAGGRLTLIMRGMFRTDVIAENPDGVFILCGTNDVLLDEPLEKIKENIKVTLDQAENAGIKMIVLGQPSFTRPESADAGWQIPSEVDKHNKVLEEYRAWLEKEAQRRRIPTLDLEKVLAAGEKAAGHSLFIDGLHPTAEGNGLIADAFVTLLKKHFGDQL comes from the coding sequence ATGATGAAATTCGTTTTTGTCGGAGACAGCCTTGTGAGCTGTCCCAATGTGAGACTTGCAGAATCCTGGCCGGAAGCAGCTGCCCAAAAAGTTGGGTTTAAAGCCGTCAATAGTGCGGCTGGAGGTCGTCTGACCCTGATTATGCGCGGCATGTTCCGGACCGATGTGATTGCAGAAAATCCAGATGGTGTGTTTATCCTGTGCGGTACCAATGATGTGCTGCTTGATGAACCTCTGGAAAAGATTAAAGAAAATATTAAAGTAACGCTTGATCAGGCAGAAAATGCCGGTATTAAAATGATTGTACTGGGACAACCCAGCTTTACGCGGCCTGAGAGTGCTGATGCAGGCTGGCAGATTCCCAGTGAAGTAGATAAGCATAATAAAGTACTGGAAGAGTACAGGGCCTGGCTTGAAAAAGAAGCACAACGCCGCCGGATTCCGACACTGGATCTTGAAAAAGTTCTGGCAGCTGGGGAGAAAGCGGCCGGTCACTCTTTATTTATTGACGGACTGCATCCGACAGCCGAAGGAAATGGCCTCATTGCGGACGCTTTTGTGACGCTTCTTAAGAAGCACTTCGGAGATCAATTATGA
- a CDS encoding acyl-CoA thioesterase, producing the protein MMQHEKPLAVMERSVMLSMANSSGHLFGGRLMAWMDELAGITAHRFAWTRVTTAAVKSMNFYVPIHYGRVLKLEGRVVRVGGSSMDIEIQVFLEPEEENGIWVKAADAVFVYVSLNDAGRPIRIRRNLDGSGRV; encoded by the coding sequence ATGATGCAGCACGAAAAACCGCTTGCAGTGATGGAACGCTCCGTCATGCTTTCCATGGCAAATTCTTCCGGCCATCTTTTCGGCGGACGGCTGATGGCCTGGATGGACGAACTTGCCGGCATTACAGCGCACCGTTTTGCCTGGACGCGGGTCACGACAGCTGCCGTCAAATCCATGAATTTTTATGTGCCCATCCATTACGGCAGGGTGCTGAAGCTGGAAGGACGAGTCGTCCGCGTCGGCGGCTCCTCGATGGATATCGAAATTCAGGTCTTTTTGGAGCCTGAAGAAGAAAATGGCATTTGGGTCAAAGCGGCTGATGCTGTTTTTGTGTACGTTTCTTTGAATGATGCGGGAAGACCCATCCGAATTCGCCGTAATCTTGATGGGTCCGGCAGAGTATAA
- a CDS encoding EFR1 family ferrodoxin (N-terminal region resembles flavodoxins. C-terminal ferrodoxin region binds two 4Fe-4S clusters.), with product MIYYFSGTGNSYHLAKKLGEALNEPIAFISPMGVDCQDEEVTGLVFPVYFGEIPGPVRAFLKNSTFSPRGYFFGVATCGTTIGSSLKTVDTLLQAKGRRLDYGAMIAMVANSTPAIRSHIRYAVEKLDNEPLVVEGIAEGVRNRKEDRSLCKSSLMGILFQTGPGQDFSHWYFNLGVDNDICTGCGLCARLCPVHNIVIKDGKAVHEDHCAECLACLHACPVQATTVRGRHILKEDQYHHPEVTWKELVKR from the coding sequence ATGATATATTATTTTTCCGGGACAGGTAACTCCTACCACCTGGCTAAAAAATTGGGTGAAGCCCTGAACGAGCCTATTGCTTTTATAAGTCCAATGGGCGTGGACTGTCAGGACGAAGAGGTAACAGGACTTGTTTTTCCGGTATATTTTGGAGAAATCCCCGGACCGGTCCGGGCTTTTTTGAAAAATAGTACATTTTCCCCAAGGGGTTATTTCTTTGGCGTCGCTACCTGCGGGACGACGATTGGTTCTTCTCTGAAGACCGTCGATACGCTTCTTCAGGCAAAAGGCAGACGTCTTGATTACGGCGCAATGATCGCTATGGTGGCAAACAGTACGCCCGCAATCCGCAGTCATATCCGGTATGCTGTGGAAAAACTAGATAATGAGCCGCTGGTGGTAGAAGGTATTGCGGAAGGAGTCAGAAATCGCAAGGAAGATCGCAGCCTCTGTAAGTCCTCCTTGATGGGAATCCTGTTCCAAACCGGCCCGGGACAGGATTTTTCTCATTGGTATTTTAACCTGGGCGTAGACAACGATATTTGTACGGGATGCGGCCTTTGTGCACGCCTCTGCCCGGTGCATAATATCGTTATAAAAGACGGGAAGGCTGTGCACGAGGATCACTGCGCCGAGTGCCTTGCCTGCCTGCATGCTTGTCCTGTTCAGGCGACGACGGTTCGCGGCCGGCACATCTTAAAAGAAGATCAATACCATCATCCCGAAGTTACGTGGAAAGAATTGGTAAAAAGATAA
- a CDS encoding 4Fe-4S binding protein, whose product MNRREFLKTCVIGSGKLFCLTTLFSAFPAAALASEIHYFAGDNCIGCGQCAAECPANAIRIEDGKAVIDQILCRHCGTCFDICPRQAIEKN is encoded by the coding sequence ATGAATAGAAGAGAATTCTTAAAAACCTGTGTAATCGGTTCGGGAAAATTATTTTGTTTGACTACGCTCTTCTCCGCCTTTCCTGCAGCCGCACTGGCATCTGAAATTCACTATTTTGCAGGCGACAACTGTATCGGCTGCGGTCAGTGCGCTGCCGAATGTCCTGCAAACGCAATCCGAATTGAAGATGGAAAAGCCGTCATTGATCAAATTTTGTGCCGCCATTGCGGAACTTGTTTCGATATATGTCCAAGGCAGGCGATTGAGAAAAATTAA
- a CDS encoding NAD(P)H-dependent oxidoreductase — MKSLVAYFSYSGNTKRAAEQIAKAVGADLFPIEPAAAYPASYNECLTRARDEESISRRPQMKVQLTQAQLETYDTIFIGYPIWWYNAPMIIYSFAESLDFSNKRIIPFAVSGGSGISGSDTALKKICKGAKVQKGTMLNGYSAADIRNWALAAIK; from the coding sequence ATGAAATCACTGGTCGCTTATTTTTCTTACAGCGGGAATACCAAGCGGGCTGCAGAGCAAATTGCAAAAGCCGTGGGAGCCGATCTTTTTCCCATCGAGCCTGCCGCTGCCTATCCCGCCAGTTATAATGAGTGCCTCACAAGGGCACGGGATGAGGAGAGCATCAGCCGCCGCCCTCAGATGAAAGTCCAGCTTACACAGGCCCAGCTGGAAACGTATGACACGATTTTTATCGGTTATCCTATCTGGTGGTATAATGCCCCGATGATCATCTATAGTTTCGCGGAATCCCTTGATTTCAGCAATAAAAGAATCATCCCCTTTGCCGTGTCCGGAGGAAGCGGCATCAGCGGTTCTGATACGGCGCTCAAGAAAATATGCAAGGGTGCCAAGGTTCAAAAAGGCACTATGCTGAATGGTTATTCGGCGGCTGATATCAGAAACTGGGCCCTTGCCGCAATAAAATAA
- the citF gene encoding citrate lyase subunit alpha, producing MIVNKLGRELPETIGTYKVKPYAGAHVTPAPTTPVVTKRTQRLRIPGESKLLPDLKAAIKASGLKDGMTISFHHSFRSGDKVIGQVLTAIRDLGIKNLRFAPSAVVDLKNPSIVDFVKSGTINRIEASGIRGSLGDAVLHGALSEPVILRTHGARSRAIETGELQIDVAFIGASASDDYGNSTGLIGPNACGALGYSFVDVHNAGCVIVITDNLVEYPCIPASISQQYVDYVVKVDSIGDPAKIGSGAARLTKNPRDLMIAERAAKVMAASRFFKNGFSFQTGAGAISIATTKYLADCMRARGVKASFALGGITSAIIDMYDEGLVRAVECNQSFDSVAAKAINDRPGVVEIDTEDYASAYTKGGFLNRETFGILGALEVDTDFNVNILTGSSGEMRGGLGGGPDVAGGAQVSIVTIPLIRGRTPSIVKHVFTACTPGETVAVVVTEAGIALNPRHKNYQMLKEDLKKTSLPLVSIEELQKMAEDLTGVPKPIETTDDVVCIVEYRDGTVVDVIRKLKE from the coding sequence ATGATTGTAAATAAATTAGGGCGCGAACTGCCTGAAACAATTGGAACTTATAAGGTAAAGCCTTATGCCGGCGCACATGTTACCCCAGCCCCGACTACACCTGTTGTAACCAAAAGAACACAGCGTCTGCGCATTCCCGGTGAGTCAAAACTGCTTCCCGATTTAAAAGCAGCTATCAAGGCTTCCGGGCTGAAAGACGGCATGACAATTTCTTTCCACCACAGTTTCCGTTCCGGTGATAAGGTGATTGGTCAGGTTCTGACGGCAATCCGCGACTTGGGCATCAAAAACTTGCGTTTTGCTCCGAGTGCCGTTGTAGACCTGAAGAATCCTTCTATTGTCGATTTCGTTAAATCCGGCACAATCAACCGCATTGAAGCCAGTGGTATCCGCGGCTCGTTAGGTGATGCTGTACTTCATGGTGCCCTTTCTGAACCGGTTATCCTGAGAACGCATGGTGCCCGTTCCCGCGCTATTGAAACGGGCGAACTGCAGATTGATGTTGCCTTCATTGGTGCCTCTGCTTCTGATGACTATGGCAACAGCACGGGGCTCATTGGTCCGAATGCCTGCGGCGCACTTGGCTATTCTTTCGTCGATGTGCACAATGCCGGCTGTGTAATTGTAATTACGGATAACCTCGTCGAATATCCCTGCATCCCGGCAAGTATCAGTCAGCAGTATGTGGATTATGTCGTCAAGGTTGACAGTATCGGGGATCCCGCAAAAATCGGATCCGGTGCTGCTCGTTTAACCAAGAATCCGCGTGACTTGATGATTGCAGAACGCGCAGCCAAAGTTATGGCCGCTTCCCGTTTCTTCAAGAATGGTTTCTCCTTCCAGACGGGTGCCGGTGCCATCAGCATTGCTACGACCAAGTACCTGGCCGACTGCATGCGCGCCAGAGGTGTAAAAGCCAGCTTCGCCCTCGGTGGGATTACTTCTGCCATCATTGATATGTACGATGAAGGCCTGGTTCGTGCAGTTGAATGCAACCAGTCTTTCGACTCGGTAGCTGCCAAAGCCATCAACGACCGTCCGGGTGTAGTGGAAATTGACACAGAAGACTACGCCAGTGCCTATACAAAAGGTGGTTTCCTGAACCGCGAAACTTTCGGTATCCTGGGTGCCCTAGAAGTTGATACTGATTTCAACGTCAACATTTTGACCGGTTCATCCGGTGAAATGCGCGGCGGTCTTGGCGGCGGCCCGGATGTTGCAGGCGGCGCACAGGTTTCCATTGTCACCATTCCCCTGATTCGTGGGCGGACGCCTTCCATCGTCAAGCACGTGTTTACGGCCTGCACGCCTGGCGAAACGGTAGCTGTTGTCGTTACCGAAGCCGGCATTGCCCTGAACCCGCGTCACAAAAATTATCAAATGCTGAAAGAGGATCTGAAAAAGACCAGCCTGCCTCTTGTTTCCATTGAAGAGCTGCAAAAGATGGCCGAAGATCTGACCGGCGTGCCAAAACCAATTGAAACGACCGATGACGTCGTCTGCATCGTTGAGTATCGCGACGGTACCGTTGTCGACGTTATCCGCAAGTTAAAAGAGTAA
- a CDS encoding aldolase/citrate lyase family protein translates to MSETRLMRTTLYAGGTSPARMIQAGFYGEDCLVYDLEDSVSVGEKDAARFLIYNLIKNHRPNNKYVIIRVNGIYSDFIDEDLEMAVRAQPDAIRIPKVEYADEVKKLDAKVTEIEKKAGVEPGKIQFWCNIESYMGVINALEIAKSSPRVAAMAIGAEDLTASIGAERTKKGWEIFYARNAILMACRAAGISAQDAVFADINDADGLAEDLKMTRSLGFDGKTCVHPRQIEAVNECFTPSMKQIRNAQRVLAVLDEAARNHTGVCTLDGAMVDKPMELRARQTLAKAIAAGIKVGGSEK, encoded by the coding sequence ATGTCTGAAACCAGATTAATGAGAACTACTTTGTACGCAGGCGGAACCAGTCCGGCTCGCATGATTCAGGCTGGTTTCTATGGAGAAGACTGCCTGGTCTACGACTTGGAAGACTCTGTTTCAGTCGGTGAAAAAGACGCAGCCCGTTTTCTCATCTACAACCTGATTAAAAACCATCGTCCCAATAATAAATATGTAATCATCCGTGTCAACGGCATCTATTCCGATTTTATTGACGAAGATCTGGAAATGGCCGTCCGGGCACAGCCTGATGCTATCCGTATTCCGAAAGTAGAGTACGCTGATGAAGTCAAAAAACTCGATGCCAAAGTAACGGAAATCGAGAAAAAAGCAGGTGTCGAGCCGGGTAAAATTCAGTTCTGGTGCAACATTGAATCCTATATGGGGGTCATCAATGCACTGGAAATCGCTAAATCAAGCCCCAGAGTAGCCGCTATGGCTATCGGTGCTGAAGATCTGACGGCCAGTATTGGTGCAGAGCGTACGAAAAAAGGCTGGGAAATCTTTTATGCGCGAAATGCTATCCTGATGGCCTGCCGGGCCGCTGGCATCAGTGCACAAGATGCCGTATTTGCGGATATCAATGATGCCGACGGATTAGCCGAAGATTTGAAGATGACTCGTTCGCTTGGTTTTGACGGCAAGACCTGTGTCCATCCGCGTCAGATTGAGGCTGTTAACGAATGCTTCACGCCCAGCATGAAGCAAATCCGAAATGCACAGCGCGTTCTTGCAGTATTGGACGAAGCTGCTCGTAATCATACAGGTGTTTGCACCCTGGACGGCGCCATGGTTGATAAGCCCATGGAACTACGAGCCCGCCAGACGCTGGCTAAGGCCATTGCTGCCGGTATCAAAGTAGGAGGTTCGGAAAAATGA
- the citD gene encoding citrate lyase acyl carrier protein has translation MELKKPAVAGTLESSDAMITIYPQAGKGIDINLESDVKAMFGDSIVESVQDVLSQFQVKDAKVEIQDKGALDCVIRARLECAITRAAEQPYDWSKEDAGHV, from the coding sequence ATGGAACTCAAAAAGCCAGCCGTCGCTGGAACCCTGGAATCCAGTGACGCCATGATTACAATTTATCCCCAGGCCGGCAAAGGAATCGACATTAACCTGGAAAGTGATGTCAAGGCCATGTTTGGAGACTCCATTGTGGAGTCTGTACAAGACGTACTTTCTCAATTTCAAGTAAAAGATGCCAAGGTAGAAATACAGGACAAAGGCGCACTTGACTGCGTGATTCGTGCCAGACTTGAATGCGCCATCACCAGGGCTGCCGAACAGCCGTATGACTGGTCAAAGGAGGATGCAGGCCATGTCTGA
- a CDS encoding amidohydrolase family protein, protein MESSILSFQMPKNACNSHLHIIDPKYPNNGKAAAQKGTVEEYRKIAEKLGFERAVFVQAKVFGTDNTCLTDAIAAYGRSKAKGIAVVNNSISDAELRDLERKGVVGLRFSLWNPKNAVVSYEDCLPLAKRIADMGWHVQLHMGAAQLLEHADDLKSLPCPIVIDHMGRLDPAKGTDDPAFRFICSLIDAGHTWVKLSGPYLNTTVGRPWPDAAKVAKAIASYAPERVVFGTDFPHTTEKIKPSEIELTELAASWFPTAHARELALVKNPEELYGFGK, encoded by the coding sequence ATGGAAAGTTCAATCTTGTCCTTTCAGATGCCAAAAAATGCCTGCAATTCTCATCTGCACATTATTGATCCCAAGTATCCCAATAATGGCAAGGCAGCCGCCCAAAAGGGGACAGTAGAAGAATATCGCAAAATTGCTGAAAAATTGGGCTTTGAGCGGGCTGTATTTGTACAAGCAAAAGTATTTGGTACCGACAACACCTGCTTAACTGACGCCATCGCTGCTTACGGCCGCAGTAAAGCCAAGGGAATTGCAGTCGTAAACAACAGCATTTCCGATGCTGAACTCCGGGATTTGGAGAGGAAAGGCGTCGTAGGGCTGCGTTTCAGTCTTTGGAACCCCAAAAATGCAGTTGTTTCCTATGAGGACTGTTTACCACTTGCAAAACGCATTGCCGATATGGGATGGCATGTTCAACTACACATGGGTGCTGCTCAATTATTGGAACATGCTGACGACCTCAAAAGTCTGCCCTGCCCTATCGTCATTGACCATATGGGGCGCCTTGACCCTGCTAAAGGCACAGATGACCCGGCGTTCCGTTTTATTTGTTCCCTGATCGATGCAGGACACACCTGGGTAAAACTCAGCGGTCCCTATTTAAACACAACGGTAGGAAGACCTTGGCCTGATGCAGCCAAAGTAGCCAAGGCAATTGCTTCTTACGCACCGGAACGTGTTGTTTTTGGTACCGATTTTCCACATACAACAGAAAAAATAAAACCCAGTGAAATAGAACTGACAGAATTGGCCGCCTCTTGGTTCCCAACCGCGCACGCTCGCGAACTTGCGCTTGTCAAAAACCCGGAAGAACTTTACGGCTTTGGAAAATAG
- a CDS encoding LysR family transcriptional regulator: MDNIIIAWRHKVLVYLLYFSVPNRQVIIKLDIIELERRDVFMKIQNLKYMMVVAQEKSITKAANKLFIAQPALSQIIKQVEKEVGASIFVRNTSGVTLTEEGRIFLDFAENVARDEYRYKKRIEEVRSNAAREVRVGLTGTQGTYSLPYFLPQFKKKYPMARVTLVENNSGIIERKILDGTVDIGLIHPPIQVDGLENFEISHDDFVIIPTEQSHYQRYIYYREGDDRPYLDLKFLQDEPIAITTPQQRSRRLCDEVFLRAGIEPRILQESKNLITLDALAQVNYATVLLPRKQLSAELKRRAYFFIDPKYAAYYPLYVSVAKGAYRSSMTEKLLAFLRSLIYTF; encoded by the coding sequence ATGGATAATATCATTATTGCCTGGAGACATAAAGTTCTCGTATATCTTCTTTATTTCTCTGTTCCAAATAGACAGGTGATTATAAAACTAGATATAATAGAACTAGAGAGAAGGGATGTATTCATGAAAATTCAAAATTTGAAATACATGATGGTAGTTGCACAGGAAAAGAGCATCACAAAGGCTGCGAATAAGCTTTTTATTGCTCAGCCGGCGCTTTCTCAAATTATTAAGCAAGTTGAAAAAGAAGTAGGAGCTTCCATATTCGTCAGAAACACCAGTGGCGTAACCTTAACGGAAGAGGGGCGCATCTTTTTAGATTTTGCCGAAAATGTGGCACGCGATGAATATCGTTATAAAAAACGGATAGAAGAAGTTCGGAGTAATGCAGCCCGGGAAGTACGAGTGGGGCTTACGGGTACTCAGGGAACTTATAGTCTTCCTTATTTTCTGCCGCAGTTCAAAAAGAAATATCCTATGGCGCGTGTTACCCTTGTTGAAAACAATAGTGGAATCATTGAAAGAAAAATCCTGGATGGCACTGTAGATATTGGTTTGATTCACCCTCCTATCCAGGTGGATGGATTGGAAAATTTTGAAATCAGCCATGACGATTTTGTTATCATTCCTACGGAACAAAGTCATTACCAGCGGTATATTTATTATCGAGAAGGAGATGATCGTCCTTATCTCGATTTAAAATTTCTGCAAGATGAACCTATAGCGATTACCACACCGCAGCAGCGCAGCCGGCGACTATGTGACGAAGTTTTCCTGCGTGCGGGCATAGAACCTCGAATCCTCCAGGAGTCTAAAAATCTTATTACCCTGGATGCGCTTGCACAAGTTAACTATGCTACCGTGCTGCTTCCGCGAAAACAGCTGTCAGCCGAGCTGAAACGACGTGCTTATTTTTTTATTGATCCTAAGTACGCTGCCTATTATCCGCTATATGTGTCGGTAGCTAAAGGTGCTTATCGCTCATCAATGACTGAAAAATTACTGGCTTTTCTCCGCAGCTTGATTTATACGTTTTAA
- a CDS encoding SLC13 family permease: MINIIIVISIVIAIVLGFKTKYNIGFFAMTFAYFIGCFGLGMKPKAIIALWPISTFFVIFSVGLFYNFAVVNGTMEKIAGYALYATRKFPDFLPLIIYLASVFVAALGAGFFTVMAVFCPMTLILCEKAHQNKLIGASAVNWGALSGANLMTSGSGVVFQGLIKDAGYEEQAFVMGIPLFVVTVVYPIVVLLIYILGKRLLGKGVRGSLEVPRPQPFDATQKKTLMLMALTIVLVLIFPIMHIIMPGNAVISRVNASIDIGLVCIVMSVVALFMHLGSQKAVVDKVPWNTIIMICGVGMLIKVAVKAGLIDIIGAWIGGNIPIFWLPVAFAFIGAVMSFFSSTLSVVAPALYPVVGAMCAANPALNPAVLFAAVVCGAQSSNISPFSSGGSLIQGSCQNDEERDWLFPRQIFIGVPISVGSACIATLIMSLILK; the protein is encoded by the coding sequence ATGATTAACATAATTATCGTCATCAGTATTGTCATCGCTATTGTTTTAGGCTTTAAAACAAAATATAACATTGGCTTCTTCGCCATGACGTTTGCCTATTTTATTGGCTGTTTTGGCTTGGGAATGAAGCCAAAAGCCATTATTGCGCTTTGGCCTATCAGTACGTTCTTTGTCATTTTTTCCGTCGGTTTATTTTATAATTTTGCCGTTGTTAACGGCACGATGGAGAAAATTGCCGGCTACGCATTGTACGCGACTCGCAAATTCCCTGATTTCTTGCCGCTGATCATTTACTTAGCCAGTGTTTTTGTTGCTGCTTTAGGTGCCGGCTTCTTTACTGTTATGGCTGTTTTTTGTCCTATGACGCTGATTCTCTGCGAAAAAGCACACCAGAATAAGTTGATAGGGGCTTCAGCCGTTAACTGGGGAGCCTTGTCCGGAGCCAATCTTATGACGAGCGGATCTGGTGTTGTCTTTCAGGGGCTCATTAAAGATGCCGGCTACGAAGAACAGGCTTTTGTCATGGGGATTCCTCTTTTCGTGGTCACGGTTGTCTACCCTATCGTTGTTTTGTTAATTTATATTCTTGGTAAACGCTTGTTAGGAAAAGGCGTGCGGGGAAGTTTGGAAGTGCCTCGTCCCCAGCCGTTTGACGCAACGCAGAAAAAGACACTGATGCTGATGGCACTTACCATTGTATTAGTTCTGATTTTCCCAATTATGCATATCATAATGCCTGGTAATGCTGTTATTTCACGAGTCAATGCCAGCATAGATATTGGTCTGGTCTGCATTGTTATGTCGGTTGTTGCGTTGTTTATGCATCTGGGTTCCCAGAAAGCCGTTGTAGATAAAGTGCCCTGGAATACCATCATCATGATTTGTGGTGTCGGGATGCTGATTAAAGTGGCAGTTAAGGCTGGTCTGATTGATATTATTGGTGCCTGGATCGGTGGAAATATTCCTATTTTCTGGCTGCCTGTGGCCTTTGCGTTTATCGGTGCCGTGATGTCCTTCTTCAGCAGTACGCTGAGCGTGGTAGCCCCGGCCCTGTATCCGGTGGTAGGTGCTATGTGTGCGGCGAATCCGGCTCTCAATCCTGCTGTTCTTTTTGCAGCTGTTGTCTGCGGAGCACAGTCTTCCAATATTTCCCCATTTTCGTCCGGAGGTTCGCTTATTCAGGGCTCTTGCCAGAACGATGAAGAACGTGACTGGCTTTTCCCACGACAGATATTTATCGGTGTTCCTATAAGTGTTGGATCAGCTTGTATTGCTACCCTTATTATGAGCTTGATATTAAAATAA
- the tnpA gene encoding IS200/IS605 family transposase has product MAMMANSLAHTRWICRYHIVFCPKYRRKIVYNQYRESLRDIIRVLCKYKGVEIIEGHLMPDHVHLLVSIPPKLSVAQFMGYLKGKSALMMFDKHANLKYKFGNRHFWAEGYYVSTVGVNEATIAKYIREQEKRDIAMDKLSVKEYEDPFRGPGK; this is encoded by the coding sequence ATGGCAATGATGGCTAATAGCCTTGCCCACACCAGATGGATTTGCAGATACCATATAGTGTTCTGCCCAAAGTATAGAAGAAAAATTGTTTATAATCAATATCGAGAAAGCTTGAGAGACATTATCCGAGTACTTTGTAAATACAAAGGAGTCGAAATTATAGAGGGACACCTCATGCCCGATCACGTACACCTGCTGGTATCGATACCACCGAAACTAAGCGTAGCACAGTTTATGGGATATCTGAAAGGGAAAAGTGCTCTGATGATGTTTGATAAACACGCAAATTTGAAATACAAATTTGGGAACAGACACTTTTGGGCCGAAGGCTACTACGTAAGTACAGTAGGAGTCAATGAGGCCACAATAGCAAAATATATCCGAGAGCAGGAAAAACGAGATATAGCAATGGATAAATTAAGCGTAAAGGAATACGAAGACCCCTTCAGGGGTCCAGGCAAGTAA